Genomic segment of Panicum virgatum strain AP13 chromosome 9N, P.virgatum_v5, whole genome shotgun sequence:
ATGCAATTAGCATCAATTAGTTCTAAGATTAAGGGAACAGAGAGGGGGCGGCTTGGGGCAGGTGGAGAGGTTGCGGTGGGACCGATGAGTGAGTTTATAGGTGATAAAAGTTTGATTTTTTTGATAGATTTATTTTCTAAAGCGTGATTTTGAGGCTTTCTCAAAATTTTGGTAGCCCCTTAGCCCTGATAAGTGGGTTCTATGCGAGGTGAGAGGTATGTCTAATCTTAATGAAAAAAAGATTTTCAATTCtttcaacttttatttttttatacaaTTACGTGGGTACGAAACAGAAACATCGCTTGTTACTGTTTCCTATTGTGTCCGAGTGCTTGCCTAAAACTCCTATGGTGCATATATGTCTCAACTCTAAAAAATTATTAATTATATAAATTCAAATATGATTGCACCATTATGTTCGTCTTGATAAGGATGTCAAAAATAAGATCCCACTTAACTATATTTTGGGCAAACTCGTGAAATAATAAATCTTACTTTCTCTATCGTATAAAATTACTATTTTATGTATATTATATTGACAAGTAACTTTTATCAcataaaagatatttttggaaaCTGCGTATCATCTTCAGTAATCCACAGTCCACGACCCCAGTAATTCGGTTCATTCTGCGGATCCGAAGCAACTCACTTAACTCCCCACCATCACCGATCCAGTTCATCAATTAGTTCAAGTTGCAACTGTTGCCAACGTCTCTCGAGTCTCGAGCCGTGGAGCTTCCATGTGCCCGATACCCaccataaaaaaatattaaaaatatccCCTCCAATCCATCGCAACGCCGgcgctccaacggctagttcccCCAACCCGCCGACCCTCCACCCGCTCACACTCCCCTCCCCGATCTCAAATCCTTCCGTAGCCCAAGCCACCCAACGCGCCACCGGGCACCATCAGAGCCGAGCACCACCTCAgcttcctccctcgccgccgccgccgccgcgcccgtgaGCTCAGCTGCCAGCTCGACAGCCCGCCGGCCGACGCCCCGTCGAGGATCCAGAACCGCATGGGGATCCCCTCGCGGCACCCGGACcacgaggaggagggggagtacGACGACGCCGTGTTCTACGAGGGCATCCAGGCGCCCAAGTTCGTGGACCTCACCGCGcccgacgccggccgccccgaCGACGACCCCGCCTGGTTCTGCCTCCGCGTCGGTAAGTGGTCAACCACATCGCAAGCCCTTCTCTATTCTTCCTAGCGCCTGCATTATGCAGGTTCTGAGGTGTCGAAGGGTCCTGATCCGTGTCGTGGTACGCAGGTTGTGACCAGAGCCATGAGCAGGTCGATCCGGAGGCCCTGGACCGGAGCTTCTTCATGCAGGTTCGTCCCCTTTTCTCCCCTGTACCTCCGTTAGCATCACCCCGTGGAATACCAAGCGAATTCATTTTGATCGAGGATGTAATTCGCATTGGCACTTTGGCAGGTCATGGCGGCCAGAAGCCCCAACGTGCGACTGCAGAAGGCGATCAGTAGGACAAATCAGAGGTGCGAACCGAATCGCACGCTTCCTCTCCCGATACTCGCTGATTTGGTGATTCTTCGAATTCTTCGTTTCGGATTCACAAGTCCCTTTTTTTCAATTAGTGCAGCTCGATGCTGAAATGCCCTCATTCCGCGCCGCCGAAGCCCCCAAGGGCCCGGTTCGCGAGGCTGAGCGCGGGGACGGAGGCCACCGAGAAGGCAGCGGCCAAGCCCAAGCCAAGGGTCCAGCGGATATGCGCCCTGCGAGCGTCCCCGACCCGGACCAAGGCCTCGAGGCTCGAAGCTCCCAGCGCGAGGAAGAAGGCACTGACGACGCCGCGGAGCAAGACTGTTCGCCCGAGGCAGGAGCCGTTCCTCAGCGTGAAGCACCAAAAGGGGCCGGTCGATGGGGCGGCGAGAAAGGGAACGGTCGTCAAGGCTCTGTTTATGAGCACGCCAGAGAAGGAGCCTGCCCGGACGCCGGCCGCAGACAAGTGCAAGAGCAAGGAGGTGGTGTCCGAGGTCTGTTCCAAGCTGAGGAAGCTGAACTTGGCGTGCAGGGAGGTGCCGAGCAGGTACATGTGTCACCTGACGAATCCGAAGGCTGCCAATAAGGGTGAAGAATCCATGGCGGCGAAGTACGAAAAGAGGGGGCAAGAATCCAGGACGAATGCTAGGAAGAAAATTTTAGGACGCTCGGCGAAGTGTGCTGATGCTGAAGCTGATGAAGAGAACAGAAATGGTTGTGCTAACACTGCTGCCGATGAGAACTCACGTACAGAAACTGCAAGCTCCAATAAGCAACGAAAGGTGGTGCTGAAGGAATTGAGAATTGAATCGGATACATGTCGTGCTGACGATGGCAACAAGGAGAATGTGTCAAATGCTGACCAGGCGGTTGAAGAAGCCTTGAACAATTCACATTCTGAAGATGAAAACAGACAGTTGGAGAACAACGAGAATGTTCCTCTGAAGGTACATGAACTGATGGTACTGAAAAACGCAGCTTTTATCAGTAGT
This window contains:
- the LOC120689950 gene encoding uncharacterized protein LOC120689950 isoform X1, whose product is MGIPSRHPDHEEEGEYDDAVFYEGIQAPKFVDLTAPDAGRPDDDPAWFCLRVGCDQSHEQVDPEALDRSFFMQVMAARSPNVRLQKAISRTNQSSMLKCPHSAPPKPPRARFARLSAGTEATEKAAAKPKPRVQRICALRASPTRTKASRLEAPSARKKALTTPRSKTVRPRQEPFLSVKHQKGPVDGAARKGTVVKALFMSTPEKEPARTPAADKCKSKEVVSEVCSKLRKLNLACREVPSRYMCHLTNPKAANKGEESMAAKYEKRGQESRTNARKKILGRSAKCADAEADEENRNGCANTAADENSRTETASSNKQRKVVLKELRIESDTCRADDGNKENVSNADQAVEEALNNSHSEDENRQLENNENVPLKVAKMQNKVHPEKSGKLKKTTNPRPFRLRTDERGVQKEGNPEKRQPFAEKNSIAVDGNRGVMPTDKYTKGKGRDKPLCGDTKQKKQSTRIAIGGHQLGEAKRAFNSIRCNNTRPAVTKGKVVDKSQRAAKVASTTRTAKTASGLMAPTQIGKGRKTSVKLSRLQAAAA
- the LOC120689950 gene encoding uncharacterized protein LOC120689950 isoform X2, encoding MLKCPHSAPPKPPRARFARLSAGTEATEKAAAKPKPRVQRICALRASPTRTKASRLEAPSARKKALTTPRSKTVRPRQEPFLSVKHQKGPVDGAARKGTVVKALFMSTPEKEPARTPAADKCKSKEVVSEVCSKLRKLNLACREVPSRYMCHLTNPKAANKGEESMAAKYEKRGQESRTNARKKILGRSAKCADAEADEENRNGCANTAADENSRTETASSNKQRKVVLKELRIESDTCRADDGNKENVSNADQAVEEALNNSHSEDENRQLENNENVPLKVAKMQNKVHPEKSGKLKKTTNPRPFRLRTDERGVQKEGNPEKRQPFAEKNSIAVDGNRGVMPTDKYTKGKGRDKPLCGDTKQKKQSTRIAIGGHQLGEAKRAFNSIRCNNTRPAVTKGKVVDKSQRAAKVASTTRTAKTASGLMAPTQIGKGRKTSVKLSRLQAAAA